In Sphaerodactylus townsendi isolate TG3544 linkage group LG13, MPM_Stown_v2.3, whole genome shotgun sequence, one DNA window encodes the following:
- the LOC125442789 gene encoding NF-kappa-B-activating protein, with amino-acid sequence MILYVSGSQSGLVGFGDSYSCSEWNGGGGTMAPVSRSRSPATSPASRRGRAGASASPSPPRSCRSSRRSRSRSRSRERNGFRQRPGPPHHFSHRHGPEHYVKEQEESLRQRRLNERERIGELGAPEVWGFSPKIPDPDSDEHTPAEDEDGASKKSSSSDSSSEEEKKKKKKKKRKAVSHEGKKKAKKKKKKHRKKKSKKKKSKKNRKDSSDSSSEDSDDDVLDGDKFWIERSKSTDAVDFIGPEAPITHASQDDRPLNYGHALLPGEGAAMAEYVKAGKRIPRRGEIGLTSEEIASFEKSGYVMSGSRHRRMEAVRLRKENQIYSADEKRALASFNQEERRKRENKILASFREMVYRKTKGKDDK; translated from the exons ATGATTCTGTACGTATCCGGAAGTCAGAGTGGCCTAGTTGGTTTTGGCGACTCTTACAGCTGTTCAGAGTGGAACGGAGGTGGCGGAACGATGGCTCCAGTGTCGCGTTCGAGGAGCCCAGCGACGTCTCCAGCCTCTCGGCGGGGACGGGCCGGTGCCTCGGCCAGCCCTTCCCCGCCAAGGTCGTGCCGAAGTAGCAGGAGGTCCCGGTCAAGATCTCGGTCCCGGGAGCGCAACGGCTTCAGACAGCGGCCTGGGCCTCCGCACCACTTTAGCCACCGACATGGCCCGGAGCACTACGTCAAGGAACAGGAGGAGTCGCTGCGGCAGAG GAGATTaaatgaaagagagagaataGGTGAACTTGGAGCACCTGAAGTTTGGGGATTCTCACCAAAGATTCCAGACCCAGA TTCCGATGAACATACCCCGGCAGAAGATGAAGACGGAGCATCTAAAAAAAGCAGCTCCTCTGATTCCAGCTCAGAAG aggaaaagaaaaagaagaaaaagaagaaaagaaaagctgtttCAC atgaagggaaaaagaaagccaagaaaaagaaaaagaagcaccGAAA AAAAAAGTCTAAGAAAAAAAAGTCTAAGAAAAACAGGAAAGACTCCAGCGACTCGAGCAGTGAAGATTCTGATGATGATGTGCTGGACGGCGATAAGTTCTGGATCGAGCGATCAA aAAGTACAGATGCTGTGGATTTCATAGGACCGGAAGCTCCTATTACTCATGCTTCTCAAGATGACCGACCTTTGAA TTATGGACATGCCTTGCTCCCTGGTGAAGGTGCTGCCATGGCAGAGTACGTAAAAGCTGGGAAGCGCATCCCACGGAGAGGTGAAATCGGCCTAACCAGTGAAGAGATTGCATCATTTGAAAAGTCTGGCTATGTGATGAGTGGCAGCAG GCATCGGCGAATGGAAGCGGTGCGTCTCCGCAAAGAGAACCAGATCTACAGTGCGGATGAGAAGAGAGCCCTGGCGTCTTTCAACCAGGAGGAGAGGCGGAAGAGAGAGAACAAGATCCTGGCAAGCTTTCGGGAGATGGTGTATAGAAAAACCAAGGGCAAAGACGACAAATGA
- the AKAP14 gene encoding A-kinase anchor protein 14 isoform X1 codes for MDWKNTEIPFDAISALAYIIVDDVIKSAEQVVIKEQLEKAGIASPTVVPSREKFFAEPSSVAEAKYEVKNIKWLTCKEFTTTKGLMKIEEYMKTWELHKSWLHWTNYIEEEELQYSTRYHYRVRWSIPTCRKPIPRATANVYFIISISKIKPETLPVEVFFVLETNKFIHRPGVCRFKEKWLKDIIESKVILMETVNF; via the exons ATGGACtggaaaaacacagaaattcccTTTGACGCTATCTCAGCGCTTGCATATATAATCGTTGATGATGTGATCAAAAGTGCTGAACAGGTTGTTATAAAAGAACAGCTGGAAAAGGCGGGTATTGCAAGTCCTACCGTTGTTCCAAGTCGGGAGAAATTCTTCGCTGAGCCTTCTTCAGTTGCTGAGGCCAAATATGAAGTGAAAAATATCAAGTGGCTGACATGCAAGGAATTCACGACGACAAAAGGGCTGATGAAGATTGAAGAATACATGAAA ACGTGGGAGCTTCATAAGAGCTGGCTACACTGGACAaactacatagaagaagaagaactgcagTATAGTACTAGATATCATTACCGAGTACGCTGGAGCATCCCAACCTGTAGGAAGCCCATCCCGCGAGCAACAGCAAATGTCTATTTCATCATATCGATTTCCAAAATCAAACCGGAG ACATTACCTGTTGAAGTATTCTTTGTATTAGAGACAAACAAGTTCATACACAG gcCAGGAGTATGcagatttaaagaaaaatggcTCAAAGACATAATTGAAAGCAAAGTCATCCTGATGGAGACAGTAAACTTTTAG
- the AKAP14 gene encoding A-kinase anchor protein 14 isoform X2, translating to MDWKNTEIPFDAISALAYIIVDDVIKSAEQVVIKEQLEKAGIASPTVVPSREKFFAEPSSVAEAKYEVKNIKWLTCKEFTTTKGLMKIEEYMKTWELHKSWLHWTNYIEEEELQYSTRYHYRVRWSIPTCRKPIPRATANVYFIISISKIKPEARSMQI from the exons ATGGACtggaaaaacacagaaattcccTTTGACGCTATCTCAGCGCTTGCATATATAATCGTTGATGATGTGATCAAAAGTGCTGAACAGGTTGTTATAAAAGAACAGCTGGAAAAGGCGGGTATTGCAAGTCCTACCGTTGTTCCAAGTCGGGAGAAATTCTTCGCTGAGCCTTCTTCAGTTGCTGAGGCCAAATATGAAGTGAAAAATATCAAGTGGCTGACATGCAAGGAATTCACGACGACAAAAGGGCTGATGAAGATTGAAGAATACATGAAA ACGTGGGAGCTTCATAAGAGCTGGCTACACTGGACAaactacatagaagaagaagaactgcagTATAGTACTAGATATCATTACCGAGTACGCTGGAGCATCCCAACCTGTAGGAAGCCCATCCCGCGAGCAACAGCAAATGTCTATTTCATCATATCGATTTCCAAAATCAAACCGGAG gcCAGGAGTATGcagatttaa